The sequence below is a genomic window from Bacteroidota bacterium.
AAATCCGAATACTTATAGGAGGGTCGTTCCGCTACGCTCCACTTCCCCTCCTATAAGTATTCCCTCTATAACCGTTTACACAATCTACTTTATACTCCCATTAATCCTTTGGCACATATCCAATGTTATCCAAATCCTTTTCAAGATGAAATTAATATAGTTAATACTGATGTGCTGAACACAAATTATAATTTGGACATTATAGATTTGCAGGGCAGAATATTATATACACAAAAAGTTTCTCAAGCTTTGCAAACTATTTCTACCAAGCATTTGAGTAATGGTGTATATTATATTCGTTTACACAATACAGAATATAATTATACTTTGAAGGTGATAAAGTAAAATATATTGTTCGATAAAAAAGCTTCTCAATAGTATTATAATAACGGCATTTTCTAGACAAAATCTATATCTTTGCCGACATTATGAGTGAAGAAATATTTAAAAAAGTAGTATCACATAGCAAAGAATATGGCTTTGTTTTCCCTAGCAGCGAAATATATGATGGCCTAGGTGCTGTTTATGATTACGGGCAAAACGGAGTGGAGTTAAAAAATAATATTCGCCAATATTGGTGGCGGAGCATGGTGCAACTGCACGAGAATATTGTAGGTTTAGATTCTGCTATTTTTATGCACCCAAAAATATGGAAAGCAAGCGGACATATTGATGGTTTCAGCGACCCGATGGTAGATAATAAAGACAGTAAAAAACGATATCGTGCCGATAATTTATTGGAAGACCAGATTGAGAAATATATAAAGAATGGCAAAACACAAAAAGCAGAAGAACTACAAAATGCTTTGGATAAAGCCATTGCTGACAATAATCTGGACGCATTAAAAGAGTTAATTATAACACACGAAATTGCCTGCCCTGTGAGCGGTACACGCAATTGGACCGATGTGCGTCAGTTCAATTTAATGTATAAAACACAAATGGGTGCCTTGGCCGAAGATGCTGAAGATGTATACCTACGTCCTGAAACTGCACAAGGAATTTTTGTTAATTTTTTGAACGTTCAAAAAACCGGAAGAATGAAAATTCCTTTTGGTATTGCTCAAACTGGAAAAGCTTTTCGTAACGAAGTAGTAGCCCGTGGTTTTATTATGCGAATGCGTGAGTTTGAACAAATGGAAATGCAGTTTTTTGTGAGACCTGGCACAGAGATAGAATGGTATAATAAATGGAAAGAACAACGCCTCAAATGGCACCTGGCTTTGGGCACGAATCCTGATAATTATCGTTTCCACGACCATGTAAAACTTGCCCATTATGCAAATGCTGCAGTTGATATAGAATATAAATTCCCAATTGGTTTTAGAGAAGTAGAAGGGATACATAGCCGTACTGATTTTGACCTTGGCCAACACCAACAATTCAGTGGCAAAAAACTACAATACTTCGATCCTGAAATTAATCAAAACTATGTGCCTTATGTAGTAGAAACGTCTATTGGTTTAGATAGAATGTTCTTATTGCAAATGTGTAATGCTTTTAAAGAAGAAAAGGTGCAAAATGGAGAACTAACGGAGACACGCACGTTACTTGCATTGCCTGCCGCATTAGCTCCTATTAAAT
It includes:
- a CDS encoding glycine--tRNA ligase, translated to MMSEEIFKKVVSHSKEYGFVFPSSEIYDGLGAVYDYGQNGVELKNNIRQYWWRSMVQLHENIVGLDSAIFMHPKIWKASGHIDGFSDPMVDNKDSKKRYRADNLLEDQIEKYIKNGKTQKAEELQNALDKAIADNNLDALKELIITHEIACPVSGTRNWTDVRQFNLMYKTQMGALAEDAEDVYLRPETAQGIFVNFLNVQKTGRMKIPFGIAQTGKAFRNEVVARGFIMRMREFEQMEMQFFVRPGTEIEWYNKWKEQRLKWHLALGTNPDNYRFHDHVKLAHYANAAVDIEYKFPIGFREVEGIHSRTDFDLGQHQQFSGKKLQYFDPEINQNYVPYVVETSIGLDRMFLLQMCNAFKEEKVQNGELTETRTLLALPAALAPIKLAVLPLVKKDGLPELARKIMDDFKFEFNCHYEEKDSIGKRYRRHDALGTPLCITIDHDSLEDESVTIRHRDTMQQERVKIAALKDIIIPQISMNELLRKLN
- a CDS encoding T9SS type A sorting domain-containing protein, with translation MAHIQCYPNPFQDEINIVNTDVLNTNYNLDIIDLQGRILYTQKVSQALQTISTKHLSNGVYYIRLHNTEYNYTLKVIK